The proteins below are encoded in one region of Tachypleus tridentatus isolate NWPU-2018 chromosome 4, ASM421037v1, whole genome shotgun sequence:
- the LOC143248642 gene encoding uncharacterized protein LOC143248642, with protein sequence MVAFLMSLQGGFTKFLYYPCLWDNRDTAAHYNRKRWPQRTVFSVGRHNVKCEPLIDLQKVLFPPLRIKLGLMKQFVTALDKVFAAFKYLRDFFPKLFEAKVKAGVFVGPQIKKILECTEFPKKLNRKERKA encoded by the coding sequence atggtggcattcctgatgagtctccaaggaggctttaccaagtttctctaTTATCCTTGCCTTTGGGACAacagggacactgcagcacactacaacaggaagcgctggccacaacggaccgtgttctctgtggggaggcacaatgtcaagtgtgagccactaattgacctccagaaggtgttgttcccaccattacgcataaaattgggtcttatgaaacaatttgtcacagctcttgataaggtgtttgcagccttcaagtaccttcgagacttcttccctaagctgtttgaggcaaaggtcaaagctggtgtcttcgttggaccacaaataaagaagattcttgAGTGCACAGAGTTCCCCAAGAAACTCAATAGGAAGGAAAGAAAGGCTTGa